The genomic DNA CGAGTTCTACGCGCACGAGTCCTGCGGCAAGTGCACTCCCTGCCGGGAGGGCACCTACTGGCTCAAGCAGGTGCTCAAGCGGCTGGAGAAGGGTCAGGGCACCGAGGAGGACCTGACCACGATCACCGACATCGCCGACAACATCCTGGGCCGCTCCTTCTGCGCCCTGGGCGACGGTGCCACCAGCCCCATCCACTCCTCGGTGAAATACTTCCGCGACGAATACCTCAAGCACTTCGAGATCGGCGGCTGCCCGTTCGATCACGCTCCGTCCACGGTGTGGGGGGACAAGTGAGCGAGGCAACCAGCAAGCACAGCACCGTCTCGGTCCCGGGGCCGACGGAGGAGGCGCCATGACCGTCGAAGCGACGACACCGGCCCAGGTGCCGGTAGATCTGGTGACCGTCACGATCGACGGTTTCCAGGTGAGCGTCCCGAAGGGCACGTTGATCATCCGGGCCGCCGAGCTGCTCGGAATCCAGATCCCCCGGTTCTGCGACCACCCGCTGCTGGAGCCGGCCGCCAACTGCCGCCAGTGCCTGGTGGACATCACCGACGCGGGCAACGGCCGGGGCTTCCCGAAGCCGCAGCCCTCCTGCGCCATCGAGGTCGCTCCGGGCATGGTCATCCAGACCCAGCTCACCTCTCCGGTCGCGGAGAAGGCCCAGCGCGGGGTGATGGAGCTGCTGCTCCTGAACCACCCGCTGGACTGCCCGGTCTGCGACAAGGGCGGCGAGTGCCCGCTGCAGAACCAGGCCATGTCCAACGGCCAGGGCGAGAGCCGCTTCGAGGAGAAGAAGCGCACCTTCGAGAAGCCGGTCGCGCTCTCCACCGAGGTGCTGCTCGACCGCGAGCGCTGCGTCCAGTGCGCCCGCTGCATCCGCTTCTCCGATGAGATCGCCGGAGACCCGCTCATCGACTTCTTCGAGCGCGGGGCCAAGGAGCAGGTCGGCGCCGCCAACGGGCAGCCGTTCGAGTCCTACTTCTCCGGCAACACCATCCAGATCTGCCCGGTGGGCGCGCTGACCGGCGCCGCCTACCGGTTCCAGGCCCGTCCGTTCGACCTGGTCTCCACGCCCAGCGCGTGCGAGCACTGCGCCAGCGGCTGCTCGCTCCGCACCGACCACCGCCGCGGCAAGGTCACCCGGCGGCTGGCCGGGGACGACCCGGAGGTCAACGAGGAGTGGAACTGCGACAAGGGCCGCTGGGCCTTCAGCTACGCGACCCAGCCCGACCGGCTGAAGACCCCCCTCGTCCGTGACGAGGGGGGCCACCTGGTGCCGGCCTCCTGGCCCGAGGCGCTCGCCGCCGCGGCCAAGGGCCTGGCCGCCGCCCGCGGCAGCGCCGGTGTGCTCGTCGGCGGTCGGGTCACCGTCGAAGAGGCCTACGGCTACGCCAAGTTCGCCCGGATCGCGCTCGGCACCAACGACGTCGACTTCCGGTCCAGGCCGCACTCCGCGGAGGAGGCGCAGTTCCTGGCGCACGCCGTCGCGGGCAAGGGCATCGAGATCCGCTACCGCGACCTGGAGAAGGCTCCGGCCGTGCTCCTGGTGGGCTTCGAGCCCGAGGACGAGTCGCCGATCGTCTTCCTGCGCCTGCGCAAGGCGTGGCGGAAGAAGGGCCTGAAGGTCTTCTCGATCGCGCCGTTCGCCACCGAGTCGCTGGCCAAGATGGGCGGCACGCTGGTACGCACGCTGCCCGGCGCCGAGGCCGCGGCGGTCGAGGATCTGATCTCCGGCGTCTCGCCGCTCTCCGAGGCGGTCAGGCAGCCGGGCACGATCATCCTCGCCGGTGAGCGGCTCGCCACGGCTCCGGGCGCACTGTCCGCGCTGGTACGGCTGGCCGAGGCCGGCGGCGCCCGCCTGGCCTGGGTCCCGCGCCGGGCCGGTGAGCGCGGCGCGATCGAGGCCGGCGCGCTGCCGAACCTGCTGCCGATCGGCCGTCCGGCCGCCGACGAGACCGCCCGCGCCGAAGTGGCCAGGGCATGGAACGTCGCCTCGCTTCCCGACACACCGGGCCGCGACACCTCCGCCATCCTGGCGGCGGCGCTGAACGGGGAGCTCGACGCCCTCGTCGTCGCCGGTGTCGACCCCTACGACCTGGCCGACCCCGAGGCCGCCCTGGCGGCCCTGGAGAACACCCCGTTCATCGTGAGCCTGGAGCAGCGCGCCAGCGCGGTCACCGACCGCGCCGACGTGGTGCTGCCGGTCGCCACGGTGACCGAGAAGGCCGGAACGTTCGTCAACTGGGAGGGCCGCGGCCGTACGTTCGCGGAGGCGCTCCCGGTCCCCGGGATCATGAGCGACCTGCGGGCCGTCTCCGCCATCGCCGACCACATGGACGTGCACCTCGGTCTGCCGGACCCGGCCGCCGCCCGCCGCGAGCTCAGCTCGATCGGCGCGTGGCGCGGTTCCCGGGCCGCGGCCCCGACCGCGCGCGGCCGGGCGACCGCCGCCCCGAAGGCGGGCGAGGCGGTCCTGGCCACCTGGCACCTGCTGCTCGACGACGGTCGCCTGCAGGACGGCGAGCCGTACCTCGCGGGCACCTCCCGGACGTCCGAGGCCCTGATCTCGGCCGCCACCGCGGCCGAGTCCGGGGTCGTCGACGGTGACAAGGTCACCGTCACCACGGGGCAGGGCTCGCTGAGCCTGCCGGTCCGGATCGCCGACCTGCCCGACAGGGTGGTCTGGCTGCCGGCGAACTCCGCGGGCCGCTCGGTGACCCGCGACCTGTGCGCCACGGCCGGGGACATCGTCAGGATCGGGAGTGCCCTCGCGAGCGGACCCGACGCAATGAGCGCAGTGGCCGGCGAGACGGCGTCTCCGGAGCGAGCCTCCGGCCCGGCGGCCGCCCACGACGCGAACGAGGAGCGGTGAGCGACCAATGAATGCCCGGACTCTTCTAGCGGCGGCCGATCCGACCCTTGCCGACTTCGGCAAGGACCCCGTCTGGATCAGCATCATCAAGGCCGTCGTCATCTTCGCCGTCCTGATGCTGGGCGTGCTCTTCGGCGTGTGGTTCGAGCGCAAGCTCATCTCCCGCATGCAGAACCGCTACGGTCCCAACCGGGCCGGTAAGTTCGGCCTGCTCCAGTCGGTGGCCGACGGCCTGAAGATGGGGCTCAAGGAAGACCTGATGCCGCGGACCGTGGACAAGGTGATCTACTTCATCGCCCCGGTCGTCCTCGCGGTCCCCGCCTTCCTGGCCTTCTCCGTCATCCCGATGGGGCCGATCGTCTCGATGTTCGGCGTCAAGACGCCGCTGCAGCTCACCGACCTGCCGGTCGCCGTGCTGCTGGTGCTGGCGATGGCCTCGATCGGTGTGTACGGCATCGTGCTCGCGGGCTGGGGCTCGCGCTCTCCGTACACGATCCTGGGCGGCCTGCGGGCCAGTGCGCAGGTGGTCTCCTACGAGATCGCGATGGGCCTGTCGTTCGTGGGCGTGTTCCTGTACGCCGGGACGCTGTCCACCTCGGAGATCGTGGCCGCTCAGGCGAACGGCAGCACGCTCACGCTGGGCGGCCTCAGCATCCCGATGCCCTCGTGGTACATGATCCTGCTGATCCCGTCCTTCCTGATCTACATCGTCACGATGCTGGGCGAGACCAACCGGGTCCCCTTCGACCTGCCCGAGGGCGAGGGCGAGCTGGTCGGCGGCTTCCAGACCGAGTACTCCAACTCGCTGAAGTTCGCCGTCATCATGCTCGCCGAGTACGTCAACGTCTTCGTGGTGTCCGCCGTGTCGATCACCCTGTTCATGGGCGGCTGGCGGGCCCCGTGGCCGATCTCCATGTGGGACGGGGCGAACACCGGCTGGTGGCCGCTGCTGTGGTTCTTCCTGAAGATGGTGCTGGTCTTCTCCTTCTTCGTCTGGTGCCGCGCCTCGCTGCCGCGCGTCCGCTACGACCAGCTGATGGCCCTGGGATGGAAGGTCCTCATCCCGCTCAACCTGGGCTGGATCCTGCTGGTCGCCACCGTCAGGGCCATGCAGACGGACGGTGCCAACCGGTCGCTGGTGATGATCCTGGCCGCGCTCGTGCTCGTCGGCTGCATCGTCATCTGGTGGCGTTTCGACAGTGTGCTGCAGAAGCGCAAGGACGAAAAGGCCGCTCAGGTCCAAGCCGAGTTCGAGCGGCTCGACGCCGAGCCGGCCGCGGGTGGTTTCCCTGTGCCGCCGCTCGACCTGCCGCACTACCACGGGGTAGAGCGCAAGGAGGTTCCCAGTGGGACTAACTGATTGGCTGAACCCCGTCAAGGGGTTCGGCGTGACCTTCCACACCATGTTCAAGAAGGTCGAGACGGTCAACTACCCCGAGGAGAAGCGGCCCACGGCTCCGCGCTTCCACGGCCGGCACCAGCTCAACCGCTGGCCCGACGGCCTGGAGAAGTGCGTCGGCTGTGAGCTCTGCGCCTGGGCGTGTCCGGCCGACGCGATCTTCGTCGAAGGTGCGGACAACACCGACGAGGAGCGGTTCTCGCCGGGTGAGCGATACGGGCGCACGTACCAGATCAACTATCTGCGGTGCATCCTGTGCGGCCTCTGCATCGAGGCCTGCCCCACCCGTGCGCTGACCATGACCAACGAGTACGAGCTCGCCGACTCAAGCCGCGAGAGCCTCATCTACACCAAGGAGATGCTCCTCGCGCCGCTCGGTCCCGGCATGGAGGTCCCTCCGCACGCGATGCGGCTGGGCGAGACCGAAGAGGACTACTACCGGCTGGGACGTAACAATGGGTGAGACCATCACGTTCTGGGTGCTGGCGGTCGTCTCGGTGTCGGCCGCCCTCGGGCTCGTCTTCAGCCGCAAGGCCGTCTATTCGGCCCTCATGCTGGGTGTCGTCATGCTGTCCCTCGCGGTGCTCTACGCCGTCCAGGACGCGCCCTTCCTCGCCGCGGTGCAGATCATCGTCTACACCGGCGCGGTCATGATGCTCTTCCTGTTCGTCCTGATGCTCGTCGGCGTGGACTCCGCCGACTCGCTGGTAGAGACGATCAAGGGGCAGCGCTTCTGGGCGGCCGTCGCCGGCCTGGGCTTCGCCGCCCTGCTGGCCCTGGGGGTCGGCAACACGGTGTTCACCCCGGCGGTGGGCATGGACGGCGCCGTGAAGGGGGCGGGCGGCAACGTTCCGGCTCTGGCGCAGCTCATCTTCACCAGGCACGTGTTCGCCTTCGAGGTCACCTCGGCGCTGCTGATCACCGCCGCGCTCGGTGCGATGGTCCTGGCCCACCGTGAGCGGACCCAGCCCAAGGCCACCCAGCGCGACCTGGCCCGCGCCCGGTTCACCGGTCCGCAGCCGTCGCCGCTGCCCGGCCCGGGCACCTACGCCCTGCACAACGCGATCGACATGCCGGCCCTGCTGCCCGACGGCTCGGTCTCGGCCAAGTCGATCAACCGGGTGCTCGCCCGGCACGAGATCGAGGACGGTTTCGCGCCCACCGACCCGGCGAAGGCGGCACTCATCAGGCAGGTCCTGGACAAGGACACCGCGCAGGATGAGGAGCCCGACCTGGCCGACAAGCCCGTCCAGGCCAAGGACGCGCTTCAGCAGGAGGACAGCAAGTGACCACTCACTACCTGGTGCTCTCCGCGCTGCTGTTCGCGATCGGCGCCGTCGGCGTGCTGGTGCGACGCAACGCGATCGTAGTGTTCATGTGCGTGGAGCTCATGCTCAACGCCTGCAACCTCGCGTTCGTCACCTTCGCCAGGCAGCACGGCAACCTGGACGGCCAGCTCATCGCGTTCTTCGTGATGGTGGTGGCCGCGGCGGAGGTCGTGATCGGCCTTGCCATCATCGTGATGATCTTCCGAACCCGCAGGTCCGCGTCGGTGGACGACGCCAACCTGCTGAAGTACTAAGAGGTGGCCGGTGCAATCTCCTGTTGAGATCGTCCAGCACTCCGGTGGAGTGATCGGGGTCTCCTGGCTGATGATCGCGCTGCCGCTGCTCGGTGCCGCGATCCTGTTGCTGGGCGGACGCCGTACCGACCGCTGGGGCCACTTCCTCGGTGTCGTCATGGCGCTGGCCTCCTTCGCGGTGGCCGTCGTCTCCTTTCTGGAGATGCTCGGCCTGCCCGAGGGCGAACGTCGCCGGGCGATCGAGCTCTACCAGTTCATCCCCGGCGTCGCCGACATGGGCCTGCTGATCGACCCGTTGTCGATCAGCTTCGCGCTGCTGATCACCGGTGTGGGATCGCTGATCCACATCTACTCGATCGGCTACATGTCGCACGACCCCGACCGGCGCCGGTTCTTCGCCTACCTGAACCTGTTCGTCGCGGCGATGCTCCTGCTCGTGCTGTCCGACAACTACGTCGGCCTGTTCGTCGGCTGGGAGGGCGTGGGTCTCGCGTCCTACCTGCTAATCGGATTCTGGCAGTTCAAGCCCACCGCGGCGGCGGCCGCCAAGAAGGCGTTCATCGTCAACCGGGTCGGCGACTTCGGCCTGCTGATCGCGATCTTCACGGTCTGGACGACGTTCGGCTCGGTCGCCTTCAAGGAGGTCTTCCCGCTCGCGGGCGAGGCCCCCAACGGCACGATGACCGCCATCGGCCTGCTGCTGCTCCTCGGTGCCTGTGGCAAGTCGGCCCAGCTCCCGCTGCAGTCGTGGCTGCTGGACGCGATGGAGGGCCCGACCCCGGTCTCGGCCCTCATCCACGCCGCGACCATGGTCACCGCCGGTGTCTACCTGGTCGTCCGCTCCGGCGCGTTCTTCGAGGTCGCCCCGACCGCGCAGCTCGTCGTGACGATCGTCGGCGTGGCCACGCTGCTCGCCGGTGCGATCATCGGTTGCGCCAAGGACGACATCAAGAAGGGCCTGGCCGGCTCCACGATGTCGCAGATCGGCTACATGATGCTCGCCGCGGGCATCGGCCCGGCGGGTTACGCCTTCGCCATCGCGCACCTGATCACGCACGGCTTCTTCAAGGCCAACATGTTCCTCGGCGCCGGTTCCGTCATGCACGCCATGAACGACGAGGTCGACATGCGCCGGTACGGCGGGCTGTTCCCGGTGATGAAGGTCACCGCGATCACCTTCATCGTCGGTTACCTGGCGATCATCGGCTTCCCGCTGCTGTCCGGTTACTTCACCAAGGACGGCATCATCGAGACGGCCATGGAGCACAACGAGATCCTGGGCTGGCTCGCGGTCGTGGGCGCCGGCATCACCGGCTTCTACATGTCGCGGATGATCTTCATGACCTTCTTCGGCAAGAAGCGCTGGGCCGACGACGCGCACCCGCACGAGTCGCCCTCGGTCATGACCGTGCCGCTGATCATCCTGTCCATCGGCTCGGTCTTCCTGGGCGCCTTCCTGATCCTGGGCAACCGGTTCATGAAGTTCCTCGCCCCGGCCGTCGGCCTGCCCGAGGAGCTGCCCGGCTTCCACGCCTTCAGCGTCCCCGGCCTGGCCACGCTCGCCCTGGTCGCGGTCGGCGTCGTCTTCGCCTGGTTCCGGTACGGCTCCGCCGAGGTGCCCCAGGTCGCCCCCCGCGGCTCGTTCCTCACCACGTTCGCCCGTCGTGACCTGTACGGCGACGCCCTGAACGAGACGCTGTTCATGCGCCCCGGCCAGTGGCTGGCCCGGATCGCGGTGTTCGTGGACAACCGCGGCATCGACGGCCTGGTCAACGGGCTGGCCGCGGGGATCGGCGGGACCTCCGGACGGCTGCGTCGCATCCAGACCGGCTACGTGCGGTCCTACGCGTTGTCCATCCTCTTCGGTGCCGCCGTGGTCGTTGGCGCGCTGCTCTACGTAGGGAACATGTGATGCCCTGGCTCTCGATCCTGATGGCCGTGCCCGTGCTGGGCGCGGTCGGGGTCTCCCTCACCAAGAGTGACAAGCTCGCCAAGCAGGCGGCCCTGGTGGTCTCGCTGGTCGTGCTGGTACTGACCGGTGTGGTGGCGGCCCAGTTCAACCCCACCTCGGCGACGCGCTTCCAGTTCGCCGAGGTCTACGACTGGATTCCCCGGTTCGGCGTGCACTACGGCGTCGGCGTGGACGGCATCGCCCTGGTGCTGATCGCGCTGTCGGTGGTGCTCGTGCCGATCGTGATCCTGGCCTCCTGGCACGACGCCGACGGCACCGGGGCCGCGGCCCCGCCCAAGCGGTCGGTGAAGACCTACTTCGCGCTGCTGCTGGTGCTGGAAGCGATGATGATCGGCGTCTTCGCGGCGACCGACGTCTTCCTCTTCTACGTCTTCTTCGAAGCCATGCTGATCCCGATGTACTTCATGATCGGATCGTACGGCGGCGCCCAGCGGTCCTACGCGGCCGTGAAGTTCCTGCTCTACTCGCTGTTCGGCGGGCTGCTCATGCTGGTCGCGGTGATCGCGCTCTACGTGATCGCCGAAAAGGGCACGTTCATGTTCCCCGAGCTGATCGGGGTCATCCAGGACCCGACCACGCAGAAGTGGCTGTTCCTCGGCTTCTTCGTCGCGTTCGCGGTCAAGGCGCCGCTCTGGCCGTTCCACACCTGGCTGCCCGACGCGGCCGCGCAGGCCCCGGCCGGCGCCGCGGTGCTGCTGGTCGGCGTGCTGGACAAGGTCGGAACCTACGGCATGCTCCGCTTCTGCCTGGAGCTGTTCCCGGACGCGGCGAAGTTCTTCACCCCGCTGGTGATCGTCCTGGCGGTCGTGGGCATCGTCTACGGCGCGATCGTGGCGATCGGCCAGACCGACATCAAGCGCCTGATCGCCTACACCTCCATCTCGCACTTCGGCTTCATCGCGCTGGGCGTCTTCGCGATGACCTCGCACGGAGGCGCGGGCGCCACGCTCTACATGGTCAACCACGGCTTCTCGACCGGCGCGCTGTTCCTGATCGCCGGATTCCTGATCTACCGCCGGGGTTCCAGCCAGATAGCCGACTACGGCGGCGTGCAGAAGGTCGCTCCGCTCCTCGCCGGCACCTTCCTGATCGCCGGTCTGTCGGGCCTCTCCCTGCCGGGCCTGTCCTCGTTCGTCAGCGAGTTCATGGTCCTGATGGGCACCTACGAGCGCTACGCGGTCCCGGCGATCATCGCCACCAGCGGTGTGGTCCTGGCGGCCGTCTACATCCTGTGGATGTACCAGCGGACGATGAACGGCCCGACAGCCGAGTCGGTCAAGGGCTTCACCGACCTGAACGCGCGGGAGCGGTGGGTGGTGGCACCGCTGGTCGCGGTGATCATCGCCCTCGGCTTCTTCCCCGCGCCGGTGCTCAACGTGATCAACCCGGCGGTGGACCAGACACTGTCCAACGTCCACGTGAGCCAGTTCACCCCAGCCGTGGCTGACAAGAAGGGGGCCGGGCAGTGAACGGCACCATCCAAGCTCCGACGATCGAATACGCGCTGCTCTCCCCGATGCTGGTGGTGTTCGGCGCGGCGATCATCGGCGTGCTGGTCGAGGCGTTCGCGCCCCGCTACCTGCGCAAGTCGATCCATGTGCCGCTCACGCTGCTGGCGTTGGTCGGCGCGTTCGTCACGACCATCCTGACGGCCGCGAACGGCCTGCCGGACAAGGCCGCCGCCATGGGCGCGGTCGCGGTCGACGGACCCTCCCTGTTCATCTGGGGCATCATCCTCATCCTGGCCTTCGTCAGCGTGCTGCTGGTCAACGACGACGAGCAGTTCGTCGCGCAGGCGGCGGCCGTACCGGGGAGCGCCGACGAGGAGGAGGCGGTCCGCAACGGGTACGTCCAGACCGAGGTCTACCCGCTGCTGCTCTTCGCGGTCGGCGGCATGCTGCTCTTCGCCGCGGCCAACGACCTGCTGGTCATGTTCGTCGCCCTTGAGGTCATGTCCCTGCCGCTGTACCTGCTCTGCGGCCTGGCCCGCCGTCGCCGCCTGCTCTCGCAGGAGGCTTCGGTCAAATACTTCCTGCTGGGCGCGTTCTCCTCGGCCTTCTTCCTGTACGGCATGGCCCTGGTCTACGGCTACGCCGGTTCGGTCGACCTGAAGGCCATCTCCGATGCGCTCAGCACGGTCACTGGCCAGGACACGCTGCTGTACATCGGCGTCGCGATGCTCGGTGTCGGCCTGCTGTTCAAGATCGGTGCCGCGCCGTTCCAGGCGTGGAAGCCCGACGTCTACCAGGGCGCGCCCACCGCCGTCACCGCCCTGATGGCCTCCACCGTGCTGGTGGCTGCCTTCGGCGCCGTGCTCCGGGTCTTCTGGGTCGCCCTGGGCGGCCTGGAGTGGAACTGGCAGCCGGTCATGTGGGGCGTCGCGATCCTGACCATGATCGTCGGTGCGATCCTGGCCATCACCCAGACCGACATCAAGCGCATGCTGGCCTACTCCTCGGTCGCGCACGCGGGCTTCCTGCTCACCGGCGTGATCGCGATCGGCACCTTCGCGCAGAACACCCAGTCGCTGTCGGCCATCCTGTTCTACCTGGCCGCGTACGGCTTCACCACGGTCGGCGCCTTCGCGATCGTCACGATGGTCCGCGACGCGGGTGGCGAGGCCGGGCATCTGTCCCGGTGGGCCGGGCTCGGCAAGCGGTCCCCGGTGCTGGCCGGCATCTTCGCCTTCTTCCTGCTGGCCTTCGCGGGTATCCCGCTGACCAGCGGCTTCTTCGGGAAGTACGCCGTGTTCGCCGCCGCGGTCTCCGGAGGGGCGCTGCCGCTGGTCATCGTGGGTGTGGTGAGCTCGGCGATCGCCGCGTTCTTCTACGTCCGCGTGATCGTGCTGATGTTCTTCAACGAGCCGGCCGCCGATGGTCCGACCATCGCCGCACCCACCGTGGGCACCTCAGCTGTGGTCGCTCTCGCGGCAGCGGCTACCGTAGTGCTGGGGGTTTTCCCGCAGCCGGTGCTCGATCTGGCGGACCAGGCTGCGTCCGCGCTGTTCATTCGTTAGAGGAGTAAGGCTTCATGGCTGCGCCACCGGTTGTTGACCTGCCGTTCGTCGACGAGCGGTTGGCGCAGGACGTCGCCAGTGGACTGGCCGAGGTGGAGAAGTTGCTCCGGACCTCGGTGGAGAGCGAGGACGCCTTCGTCACGGAGGCGTCCAAGCACCTCATCGATGCGGGCGGTAAGCGGTTCCGCGCCATGCTCGTGCTGCTCGCCGCCCAGTTCGGCTCGCCGGACGCCGCCGGAGTGGTTCCCGGGGCGGTGGTCATCGAACTGACCCACCTGGCGACGCTCTACCACGACGACGTCATGGACGAGGCCCCGGTGCGCCGGGGCTCCCCGTCGGCCAACGCCCGCTGGGGCAACACCGTGGCCATCCTGACCGGCGACTACCTGTTCGCCCAGGCCTCGGAGATCCTCGCCGAACTCGGCGCCGACATCATCCGGATCCAGGCCCAGACGTTCTCCCGCCTGGTCCGGGGGCAGATCCGCGAGACCATCGGGCCCCGCCCCGACGAGGACCTCGTGGCCCACTACATCGATGTCCTGGCCGACAAGACCGGCTCCCTGATCGCCACCTCCGGCCGGTTCGGTGCCCTGCTGAGCGGCGCCTCGCCCGAGGTCGTCAACCGGCTGACCCGCGCCTGCGAGGCCATCGGCGTCGGCTGGCAGCTCGGCGACGACCTGCTGGACGTCGCCTCCGACTCGGTTGAGTCCGGCAAGACGCCCGGCACCGATCTGCGTGAGGGCATCCGGACCCTGCCGGTGCTGTACGCCCTGTCATCCGATGCGCCGCAGGACGCCCGGCTGCGCGAGCTGCTGGCCGGACCGGTGGCCGAGGACGACATCGACGAGGCCCTCCGGCTGCTGCGCGCGAACCCGGCCATGGCACGCGCCCGCGCCGAGCTGGACGCCTGGATGGACCGCGCCCGTGCGGACCTGTCGGGCCTTCCCGACATCCCCGCCCGTGCCGCCTACCTCGCGCTCTGCGACTATGTCGTCGAGCGCTCCGGCTGAGCTCACCTCTGCACATCACAAGCGTCGTACGGCCCTTACAGCCCCGGAGAGAGCGACTGCCCGCCTCCCTGCCCGCGGAGGCGGCAGCCCGGCCCCGACCGGTCCGAACGGGTAAACCATAACAGGGCCGGGCCGCTCTCATCCGGTAAACGTGACAGTCCGTACGCCCAGTGTGACGGAGCCCTCCGTGCTAGACGGCCACGGTCTCCAGTGCCGTACGGCGGGCCCGGTGGGCGGCGCGGAGACTGTCCCAGGTGAAGACCGAAAGGGCCAGCCAGACGATGGCGAACCCGGTCCAGCGGCTGGACGGCATGTCCTCGTGGATGACGAACACGCCGACGAGGAACTGCAGCACGGGGGCGATGTACTGGAGCAGTCCGATCGTGGTGAGCGGTACCCGGAGCGCCGCGGAGGTGAAGCAGAGCAGCGGAATGGCCGTGATCACACCGCTGCCGGCCAGCAGGAGGGCGTGGCCCGCACTGATGCTCCCGAAGGTCCCGGTGCCCTGTCCTTGCAGGTAGAGCAGGTAGCCGAGGGCGGGCAGCAGCAACACCAGCGTCTCGATGGTCATGCTCTCCGCGGCGCCGACCTGTGCGATCTTCTTGATCAACCCGTAGGTGCCGAAGCTGACCGCCAGGACCAGCGCGATCCACGGCGGCCGGCCGTAGTCCACGGTGAGGACGACCACGGCCAGGGTGCCCAGTCCGACCGCGCCCCACTGCCACGGGCGTAGGCGCTCCTTGAGGAGGAAGACGCCGAAGAGCACGCTGACCAGGGGGTTGATGAAGTAGCCGAGGGCGCTCTCGACCACGTGCCCGCTGTTCACGGCGTAGATGTAGACGCCCCAGTTGACCGTGACGATCACTGCGGCCAGGGCGAGGAGGCCGAGCTTCTTCGGGGTGCGCAGCAGCTCACGGAACCAGGACCAGTGACGCCGTACCGCGAGAATGGCGACGACGGCGACCAGGGACCACGCGATGCGGTGGGCCAGGATCTCCCAGGCGGTCGAGGGCTTCAGGAGCGGCCAGTACAGCGGGAAGAGGCCCCACATGGTGTAG from Streptosporangium sp. NBC_01756 includes the following:
- a CDS encoding NADH-quinone oxidoreductase subunit G, with translation MTVEATTPAQVPVDLVTVTIDGFQVSVPKGTLIIRAAELLGIQIPRFCDHPLLEPAANCRQCLVDITDAGNGRGFPKPQPSCAIEVAPGMVIQTQLTSPVAEKAQRGVMELLLLNHPLDCPVCDKGGECPLQNQAMSNGQGESRFEEKKRTFEKPVALSTEVLLDRERCVQCARCIRFSDEIAGDPLIDFFERGAKEQVGAANGQPFESYFSGNTIQICPVGALTGAAYRFQARPFDLVSTPSACEHCASGCSLRTDHRRGKVTRRLAGDDPEVNEEWNCDKGRWAFSYATQPDRLKTPLVRDEGGHLVPASWPEALAAAAKGLAAARGSAGVLVGGRVTVEEAYGYAKFARIALGTNDVDFRSRPHSAEEAQFLAHAVAGKGIEIRYRDLEKAPAVLLVGFEPEDESPIVFLRLRKAWRKKGLKVFSIAPFATESLAKMGGTLVRTLPGAEAAAVEDLISGVSPLSEAVRQPGTIILAGERLATAPGALSALVRLAEAGGARLAWVPRRAGERGAIEAGALPNLLPIGRPAADETARAEVARAWNVASLPDTPGRDTSAILAAALNGELDALVVAGVDPYDLADPEAALAALENTPFIVSLEQRASAVTDRADVVLPVATVTEKAGTFVNWEGRGRTFAEALPVPGIMSDLRAVSAIADHMDVHLGLPDPAAARRELSSIGAWRGSRAAAPTARGRATAAPKAGEAVLATWHLLLDDGRLQDGEPYLAGTSRTSEALISAATAAESGVVDGDKVTVTTGQGSLSLPVRIADLPDRVVWLPANSAGRSVTRDLCATAGDIVRIGSALASGPDAMSAVAGETASPERASGPAAAHDANEER
- the nuoH gene encoding NADH-quinone oxidoreductase subunit NuoH; protein product: MNARTLLAAADPTLADFGKDPVWISIIKAVVIFAVLMLGVLFGVWFERKLISRMQNRYGPNRAGKFGLLQSVADGLKMGLKEDLMPRTVDKVIYFIAPVVLAVPAFLAFSVIPMGPIVSMFGVKTPLQLTDLPVAVLLVLAMASIGVYGIVLAGWGSRSPYTILGGLRASAQVVSYEIAMGLSFVGVFLYAGTLSTSEIVAAQANGSTLTLGGLSIPMPSWYMILLIPSFLIYIVTMLGETNRVPFDLPEGEGELVGGFQTEYSNSLKFAVIMLAEYVNVFVVSAVSITLFMGGWRAPWPISMWDGANTGWWPLLWFFLKMVLVFSFFVWCRASLPRVRYDQLMALGWKVLIPLNLGWILLVATVRAMQTDGANRSLVMILAALVLVGCIVIWWRFDSVLQKRKDEKAAQVQAEFERLDAEPAAGGFPVPPLDLPHYHGVERKEVPSGTN
- the nuoI gene encoding NADH-quinone oxidoreductase subunit NuoI, with the translated sequence MFKKVETVNYPEEKRPTAPRFHGRHQLNRWPDGLEKCVGCELCAWACPADAIFVEGADNTDEERFSPGERYGRTYQINYLRCILCGLCIEACPTRALTMTNEYELADSSRESLIYTKEMLLAPLGPGMEVPPHAMRLGETEEDYYRLGRNNG
- a CDS encoding NADH-quinone oxidoreductase subunit J, whose amino-acid sequence is MGETITFWVLAVVSVSAALGLVFSRKAVYSALMLGVVMLSLAVLYAVQDAPFLAAVQIIVYTGAVMMLFLFVLMLVGVDSADSLVETIKGQRFWAAVAGLGFAALLALGVGNTVFTPAVGMDGAVKGAGGNVPALAQLIFTRHVFAFEVTSALLITAALGAMVLAHRERTQPKATQRDLARARFTGPQPSPLPGPGTYALHNAIDMPALLPDGSVSAKSINRVLARHEIEDGFAPTDPAKAALIRQVLDKDTAQDEEPDLADKPVQAKDALQQEDSK
- the nuoK gene encoding NADH-quinone oxidoreductase subunit NuoK, with the protein product MTTHYLVLSALLFAIGAVGVLVRRNAIVVFMCVELMLNACNLAFVTFARQHGNLDGQLIAFFVMVVAAAEVVIGLAIIVMIFRTRRSASVDDANLLKY
- the nuoL gene encoding NADH-quinone oxidoreductase subunit L, with amino-acid sequence MIALPLLGAAILLLGGRRTDRWGHFLGVVMALASFAVAVVSFLEMLGLPEGERRRAIELYQFIPGVADMGLLIDPLSISFALLITGVGSLIHIYSIGYMSHDPDRRRFFAYLNLFVAAMLLLVLSDNYVGLFVGWEGVGLASYLLIGFWQFKPTAAAAAKKAFIVNRVGDFGLLIAIFTVWTTFGSVAFKEVFPLAGEAPNGTMTAIGLLLLLGACGKSAQLPLQSWLLDAMEGPTPVSALIHAATMVTAGVYLVVRSGAFFEVAPTAQLVVTIVGVATLLAGAIIGCAKDDIKKGLAGSTMSQIGYMMLAAGIGPAGYAFAIAHLITHGFFKANMFLGAGSVMHAMNDEVDMRRYGGLFPVMKVTAITFIVGYLAIIGFPLLSGYFTKDGIIETAMEHNEILGWLAVVGAGITGFYMSRMIFMTFFGKKRWADDAHPHESPSVMTVPLIILSIGSVFLGAFLILGNRFMKFLAPAVGLPEELPGFHAFSVPGLATLALVAVGVVFAWFRYGSAEVPQVAPRGSFLTTFARRDLYGDALNETLFMRPGQWLARIAVFVDNRGIDGLVNGLAAGIGGTSGRLRRIQTGYVRSYALSILFGAAVVVGALLYVGNM